The following proteins are co-located in the Macadamia integrifolia cultivar HAES 741 chromosome 3, SCU_Mint_v3, whole genome shotgun sequence genome:
- the LOC122074696 gene encoding polyadenylate-binding protein 2-like produces MEQQHQQEQNEQDQEHDVYGGEIPDEGEMEADVEMSGAENEEDPNSKENLEEMKKRLKEIEEEAGALREMQAKVEKEMGAVQGTLHSSFYLSVLYV; encoded by the exons ATGGAGCAACAACATCAACAGGAGCAGAACGAGCAAGACCAGGAGCATGACGTGTATGGTGGAGAAATACCTGATGAAGGAGAGATGGAAGCCGATGTCGAAATGTCTGGTGCCGAGAACGAAGAGGATCCTAATTCCAAGGAG AACCttgaggaaatgaagaaaaggCTTAAGGAGATCGAAGAAGAAGCAGGTGCTCTTCGTGAGATGCAGGCCAAAGTCGAGAAGGAGATGGGCGCTGTTCAAGGTACCCTCCATAGCTCTTTTTATCTGTCTGTACTGTATGTGTGA